The following DNA comes from Luteolibacter flavescens.
ATCTATGAAAAGGACGGCCGGCTGCGCTGGGACCTCGCGTCGGACAGCCCTGCCGAGGAAATACCGGTCACGGAGGAAGAGCTGCCGCCCCTTTCGCCACGGAGGCTGGTCCTCAGTCCGGCTGGCAATCGCGAGGAGATCCAGTCCCTGATGCTCCGCCTCACCGACCTCGCCAGCCTGATCGAGCTGGATGCCTTTCACGAGCGTCGCGCCGCGATCTTCGAGGCGATGTCGGCGGATGGCTTCTGGACGAGCGCCGGGCGCTTCGCCGTCCTGGGCGAGGCCGAGTACATCGACCGCATCGAGTCCGCCGTGGCCGCGGCGAGGAAGACCCTGCAGCGGGTATCGTCAAACCTGCCCGCCCCCGTCCCGCTGCGCGCGCTGATTTCCAAGATGGCGCTGCGCATCCACCTGCTGGAGCAGGCATGGCCGGATGCGACCGAAGGCAAGCCCTCCGCCGCGTGGGTCGCCCTGCGCCCCGTGGACGACAGCCCGAAGTCGCTCGCATTTGCCAAGGTGCTGGCCGGGATGATCGACCAGTGGGCCGAGGCTCGCGGCATGCAGGTGGAGACGCTGAAGCTGGCCGGATGGAGCCGGGCATGGAGCATCGAGGGCTTTGCAGCGCTCCGCATCCTGGAGGCCGAGTGCGGCCTGCATGTCGGGGAAGAAGGCGGGCTCGGAGAAACTGCGCGCGTGGAAATCACCACCACCGCGCAGCCGCCTGAACCGGCCTCCATGCTTTCCGCGCCCATCGCGACGCTGGCGGCACATGCGCTTGAAGCGGCCCGAAGCACGGAAGTCGTTCGCCGTTATCAGGAGCGCCCGACCCCGCTCGTGCGCGACCGCCGACGGGGCTTCCGCACCGGACGTCTGGATCTCGTGCTGGCTGGCCATTTCGACCTGATCGACTCCTGAAATGGGGCCGTTGGAAACCCCGAACGGGTGAGCCGATCCCGCGCTTCCGGAAGTGCATTCTGAGCCCTCCGGGAGAATTTAGGACGTGTTTACTTCCTTTAGTTCCACACATTTCAGTGGAGGCCTTGCAACTTGTCGGCGAGCGTGGCATTCCCGCCCCGATCCCAAGTGATTCGCCGGTTCGCGCAAAAAAGACCGGCGGCCACGGACAGATCGACATTCATGAAAATGCCCGGGGAAACCCGGCGGGAACTTCCCCCAGAGAGCGTCCCGTGAATCATGAGCCAACTTCCGATCGAGCAGCTTCCAAAGCGCACACCGCGTCCTTGGCTGGAGGCGTTTTGGGCCGGTCAAGCGGAAGCGCTGAAACTGATCCTCTCCGGCTTGCCGGTGGAAAGCGTGCTGGAGCACATCTCGCGCTGGATCGAGGAGATGTCGGACGAGGGAACCCTTTGCTCCATCTTCCTGGCGAATGATGAAGGCACCCACCTGACCTTGGCGGCGGCACTACGGCTTCCCGCAGATTTCATCAGCGCGGTACGGCGTTTGCCGGTCAAAGACGGGGTCGATTCGCTGGGCAATTGGCTGGCCTGTGGCGAACCGGTGCTGAGTGAAGCCAACCCCACCACTACCTGGCCCGTCGCTCGCGAACAGGCGATCAGCCACGGGCTGAAGTCATGCTGGTCTGTGCCGGTCATCTCGGCGGATGGCGCATGGCTGGGGAGCATGGCTTATCATCGCCGGGATCATCTCATGCCTCAGGCGGAGGATCTCGCCCAAGCGGAATCCGCCGCGAAGCTGGTGGGGCTGGTGATCGAACGCGGCCGCGCACCGGAGAAGAACGCTCATTCGAAATCCACCGCGCGCCCGCCCCGAGTCGGCGGCGGCGGGATGGACCTGACCGGGACCTTGGAAACGATCCCGGAGGCCTTTTTTACCCTGAACCGCGACTGGCGATTCACCTATGTGAACCAGGCGGCGGAATCGATGCTGAGGAAGAGCCGCGGAGAGATTCTCGACCGGGTGATCTGGGAAACCTTCCCGAGCGTCTGCGGCACCGCGGTGGAGCACACCTACCGCAGTGTGATGGAGCACGGAAAGCCGGGCGTGCTGGATGAGTTCTTTCACCCTCCGCTCGGCCAATGGTTCGAGATCCGCGTGCTCCCTGCGGATGGCGGGCTGGCGGTCTATTTCCGCGACGTGACCGCCCAGCGGCAGCCGCGCGAACAACTGCGGCTGCTGGAAGCCTGCGTCGCCCGGATCAACGATCTGGTCATCATCACGAATGCCGGCGAGGTGGATGAGCCGGGGCCGCGCATCCTCTTCGTCAACGACGCCTTCACCCGCATCACGGGCTACTCCCGCGAGGAGGCGATCGGGCGGTCGCCGCGGTTTCTCCAGGGGCCGAAAAGCCCGCGTTCCGAACTCGACCGCATCCGCCTGGCGCTGAAGCGCTGCGAACCGGTCCGTGCGGAATTGCTCAACTACAAGAAGAACGGTGACGAGCTCTGGCTGGAAGTAGACATCGTGCCCGTGGCCGGAGCCAATGGCCGCGCCGCCTATCAGGTGGGAGTGATGCGCGACGCCACCGAGCGAAAGCGGGCGGAGGAAGAAGCGCGAATCACAGAGGAACGCTACGTCCGCCAGCGCAATGCCCTGATCACGCTGACCGACCTCTCGCCAGAGACAGCCGACAGCGACGAGAGCGCTTTCCAACGCATCACCGAGACCCATGCACGGGCGCTGGGCGTGTCGAGGGTCGGCATCTGGCGATACAATGCCGACCGCTCGGCCATTCACTGTGTCGATCTCTACGACCAGGATGCCCACCGACACATCAGCGGCATGCTGCTGACGGCAGAGACCTGCCCCGCCTACTTCCAGGCGATGGAGGAGGCGGACGTGATCGCCGCGGACCAGGCGCAGAGCGATCCGAGGACTTGTGACTTCGCGGAAAGCTATCTTGATCCGCTGGGCATCACCTCCGTGCTCGGCGCCCCGATCCATCTGGTGGGCGGCATTGACGGCATCCTCAGCAGCGAGCATGTGGGACCGCCCCGGACATGGACCGGTGATGAAAAGACCTTCGCCGCCGCCGTCGCGAATATCGTGTCGCTGACCTTGGAGGGCTCCGAGCGTCAGCGGGCGGAAGACTCCGTGCGGGAGACGCGCAAGCGCTTCGAGGTGGTGGCGCGCGCGACCAATGATGCGGTGTGGGACTGGGATTTCTCGACCAACGAGATCTGGTGGAACGAGGGCTTCGAGACGATGTTCGGCTTCAAGCGCAGCGAGGTCGAACCGTCCGCCGAGTCCTGGTATCACCGCATTCATCCCGCGGATGCACGGCGCGTGCTCCCGGGCCTCCGCCACACCATCACCCAGGGCGGGGACCATTGGTCGGACGAGTATCGTTTCCAATGTGCCGACGGCAGCTATGCCTACGTGCTCGACCGGGGATTCGTGATCCGGGACGAGACCGGTCGCGCGATCCGCATGGTGGGCGGCATGACCGACCTGACCTCGCGGAAGCAGTGGGAGCAGGATCTGGCACGCCTCAACCGTGCCCTCCACATGCTGAGCGCCAGCAATGAGGCGGTGACCCGCGCGACCGACGAGCAGCACCTGCTGGAGGAAATCTGCCGCCTCGCCGTGAATACCGGCGGCTACCGCATGGCGTGGGTCGGCTACGCGCGCGACGACGCGGACCGGACCATCGAGCCGATGGCGAGGGCCGGCGCGGAGGAGGGCTACCTCGATACCATCCGGCTCTCCTGGAGCGAGGACTGCCCCACCGGCAAGGGACCGGCCGGGCGCACCATCCGTACCGGCGAGACCGTGGTATGCCGCGACATCGCCATGGAGAGCGCTTTCTTCCACTGGCTGGATGAGGCGCACGCCCGCGGCTACCGCAGCGTCATCTGCCTGCCGCTGCGCGATGGGGACCGGGTCTTCGGCCTGCTCGCGCTCTATTCCTCGGAGATCCAGCAGGCGGCGAGCGACGAGATCTCCCTGCTGCGCCAGTTGGCGGACGACCTCGCATTCGGCATCAGCACGCTGCGCTCCCGTCAGGAGATGCGCCGTACGGAAGACGTGGTTCTGAAGGTGGCCCAAGCGGTTTCCTCCGGCACGGGCACCGAGTTCTTCGACCTGCTGACGTCGAACATGATCGAGGCGCTGGGTGCCCATGGCGGTCACATCGCCCGGCTCAACCCGGAAGAACTATCCGTCACCACCCTGTCCCTGGTGATGGGTGGAAAGCGGGAGGAAAACGTCACCTACAGCCTCCTCGGGACGCCGTGTGCGAATGTCCGCGAGGGCCGGATGTGTATCTTCGAGCGCGGGGTGCAAGAGACCTTTCCCGACGACCATTTCCTGGTCGTCCACGGCATCCACGCCTATGCGGGCATCCCTCTGCTCCATCGCGATGGGTCGGTGGCGGGCATCATGGTGGTCATCTTTGACAAGCCGCTGGAAGAGACAGGGCTGGTGCAATCGACGCTACAGATCTTCGCCGCGCGGGCCTCGGCGGAACTCGACCGGCAGATGGCCGACGCCCGCATCCGCGATCAGGCATCGCTGCTCGACCGGGCACGCGATGCCATCCTGGTGCGAAACCTCGACCACCGCATCAGCTACTGGAACAAGAGCGCCGAGCGGCTCTACGGCTGGACCGCGGAAGAAGTCATCGGGAGCTCGGTGGAAACGCTGCTCTACCGGGACACGAAGGATTTCCGCGCTGCCTGCCAAACCGTCATCGAGACTGGTGAATGGCTGGGCGAACTCCAGCACTTCGCCCGGGATGGTCGCCAACTCACCGTGGAAGGCCGCTGGACGCTGCTCTACGACGAGAACGGTAAACCGCGGAATATCCTCACGATCAACACGGACATCACCGAGCACCGCCAGCTCCAGCAGCAGTTCCTCCGCGCGCAGCGGCTGGAAAGCATCGGCACGCTCGCCGGCGGCATCGCCCATGACCTGAACAACGTGCTCGCGCCGATCAGCATGTCGATCGAGCTGCTGAATTCCGAGGTGACCTCGGACCGCGGGCGGGAGCTGCTCGCCACACTGGCGGGAAGCGCACGGCGCGGGGCGGACATGGTGCGGCAGGTGCTGTCCTTTGCCCGCGGGATGGAGGGCCGACGACTGGAAGTCCACGCGCGCCGCCTCGTGAGCGATGTGGAGAACATCGTCCGCGATACCTTTCCGAAGGACATCACGCTCGACATCCGCGTGCCGCGCAATGTGTGGACACTTCAGGGCGACCCCACCCAGCTCCACCAGGTGCTGATCAATCTCTGCGTGAACGCCCGCGACGCGATGCCGCGGGGCGGGTCCATCTGCATCAGTGCGGAGAATATGGATCTCGACCCCAAGGGGGCGGCCTCCGAACCGGGGGTGAAGCCCGGCCCCTACGTCCGGATTAGCGTGGAAGACTCGGGTTCCGGTATCCCGACACAGCATCTGGAGAAGATCTTCGAGCCGTTTTTCACCACCAAGGAATTCGGCAAGGGCACCGGACTCGGCCTGCCCACGTCGCTGGCCATCATCAAGAGCCATGGTGGCTTCATCCGCGCCGCCAGCCCTCCCGGGCGCGGGGCTCGCTTCGACGTCTTCCTGCCCGGACTGCCCGGCACCGGGGAATCCGCGCTCGACCAGAGCGACAGCCCCCTGCCCCGTGGCCACGGCGAGACCATCCTGATCGCGGACGATGAGGAATTCGTCCGCAGCATCACCGGCCGCACCCTGGAGTCCTTCGGCTATCAGGTCCTACTCGCGGCCGGTGGCAGTGAGGCGGTGGATTTGTATCGCGAGCACGGCGCGGAGATCTCCGCCGTCATCACGGACATGATGATGCCCGGCATGGACGGCGCATCGGTCATCCGGGCGCTTGCAGCCCTCGATCCGGAGGTCAAAATCATCGCCTCCAGCGGCGTGACCGCCCATGACGCCCGCGCCCGCGAAGCCAGCGATTGTGTCCGACATTTTCTTCCCAAGCCCTGCAGCGCTGAAACTTTACTAAAAGTGCTAAAACGTGTCGTCTCCGACGCGTAGCGATTTGCAACGTTTCTTCACCTATTACTACCCATCCGGCGCTTTGTCATACAGGCTCTGGACATCTCCGAAAGCTCACCCAACTTACCCGACTCGATGCCGCCCAGCTTAGAAGAGCAACCCAATCTATTGATTGTCGATGACGACGAGACGATCCAGCGCCTGCTGGTGATCGCCGCGAAGGATCACGGCTGGAGGCCAAGGACGGCCGGCAGCGGCATGGCAGCGCTTGACGGGCTGGACGACTCCATCGAGGCGGTGGTGCTCGATCACGGACTCCCGGACATCGACGGACTCCAGACCTTGGAACGGCTGCGCCAGGCGAAATCGAACTTGCCGGTGATCATGCTCACCGGGCTCAACGATGCCGAAACGGCAGTAAGGGCATTGCGAGCCGGAGCGGCCGATTACCTCACGAAACCCTTCGAGCTGAAGCGACTTTTCGACCTGCTTCGGCAGATCCGCCTCGACCGGTCCGAGCCCGCTCCGACCTCGGCGGGAAGCACCCTCAAGCCCGCGGCAGCCGATGGCCTACGCAGCGCGAATCAGCGCGTGCGCGAGCTGCTCCGCCGGCTGGAGAAGGCCGCATCGCTGGACACCACGATCCTGCTGACCGGCGAGAGCGGCACCGGCAAGACCTACTTCGCCAAAGAGATCCACCGCCTGAGCCCGCGCGCCGCGGAGGAATTCATCCCGGTGAGCTGCCCCGCCCTGCCGCGGGAACTGCTGGAGTCGGAGCTTTTCGGCCATGAGAAGGGCTCCTTCACCGGTGCCACTGCCAGCCGTGCAGGCCGCTTCGAGCAGGCATCGAAGGGCACCATCTTCCTCGACGAGATCGGCGACCTGCCCGCGGAACTCCAGCCGAAGCTGCTGAATGTGCTGCAGGACCGGGAATTCTTCCGCGTGGGTGGAAACAAGATCCTGAGGACCAATGCCCGGGTGATCGCCGCCACGAACGTGGACCTCCACGCCAAGGTCGCCGATGGCAGCTTCCGGGAGGACCTCTATTACCGGCTCAATATCATCGAGCTCCCCATCCCGCCGCTGCGGGAGCGCAAGGACGACCTTCCCGGCCTGACTGCGGCCATCCTGGGCCGGATCGCGGCGCGGCGCGGCAATGACGGCTGGACGCTGACCTCCGGGGCCAGCGCTGCCCTCGCCGCCTTCGACTGGCCGGGTAATATCCGCCAGCTCGAGAACGTGCTCGAGCGCGCCACCGCCTTCACGGATCGCGATGAGCTCGGCGAGCAGGACCTCGTCCCGCTGCTGGAAAGCCGTCGCGAAGGCCCTGCCAGCGGCGGCGGTGCCAAGGTGCGCACCCTCCACGAACTGGAGCGCGAAACCTTCCTCGAAGCCTACCGCCGGACCGGCGGCAACAAGGCGAAGACCGCCCGGGAGCTGGGCGTTTCCGAGCGCACCGTTTACAACCTGCTGGAGCGCCACGGACTGAAGTGATCCATGGACGGGCAGCGGATCTCCGCTGCATGATTTTCAGCGGAAGTTGAAAATCATACATTCTTTTTGATCAACCCGCCGCGTTGCGAATTCGCGGCAACTTGCCCATTTCATTGAACATGAGGCAATGATGTAATGTCAGTATGATTGGCATGGCGGATGCCATATGACTCTTGTTCTCTGGGGGGAGAACTGGAGTCGGAAGGCTCCGCTATGCAACATACCAAACCGTCGGGTGGAAGGTCTCTCCGGAGGCCCCCCCGGCGGTGAGGGGTAGAGCCCCGCAGCCATCGCAACCTGCGACTGAAGACGCCTGTAATTCCGTGCGTTCTGACGCTTCGTTATTTTCCAATTATCACGGCAACAAGCATCCTGATATACATGGATTACTTATGAAATGATTTCTTCCGGTTCTGAAATTATTGCACCGTGAAGCAATCTGATCCAGCTTCCCGAATCCACCTGAAAATTTCAATCAACTCAACAAAAGCGAGTTACAACACCGCCGATTCATTTGGCACGCTGCCTGCCAATACGTAGGCGTTCTCTGGGGGGAGAACTTGGGCTTCCCAGCCCGCTATCCAATCCAATCTCCCGCTGGCTGCGCGATCTCTCATGAGGTCCCTCCAGCGGGGGATTGGATTGATTGCTTCAAGGGGGGATCGCCTCTCCACCACCTATCTCTTTCCACCGCGACCTCCGGCTGCCAGATCTGCCAACCGGCAAAAAAAAGGCCCCCCTCCGGATGTCCGGAAGAGGGCGGATTGATAAAGGGCGAGGAAGGGCGTGTCGGAACGGTCAGTTGTCCGACACCTTCAGCACCTCGACTTTCACCGGCACGATGCCTCGTGCGCGAAAGCCAAGCCGCTGGGCGACTCCTTCTGTGACGTCGATCACGCGACCCTTGGTATAGGGCCCACGGTCGTTGATACGCACCACCTCGGACTTGCCGTTGGAAAGATTGGTCACGCGGACCTTCGTTCCCATGGGCAGGGTCTTGTGAGCGGCGGTCGCAGCATGGTCGCTGAGACGCTCTCCGCTCGCGGTGCGGGTGCCGCCATTGCAGCGGACACCATACCAGGAAGCCTTGCCGTGCTGGACGGACGAGACTTTCCACTCCGTCGCACCAGAGGGCTGGTTCGACGCGGTAGCCTGCGTGGTGCAGGACGGTAGCATTAGGGCTCCGGCGATGGCCAGGGCCACGGACTTTAGGTTCCGGGTCATGGTTTCGTGTCGGTGTTTACCTCGCGCTGAACGCGAGGCCGCGGGGTTTAGGGACTGGAAAACCGTGCCGCAAGCCCAATCTGACACTTACCGAAATGCCACAATTCAATAAAAATCAATGATTTATTTAAATTTACTTAAGATCGCTTAACTTTTATTCTCCACTTCGGCCCCGCTTTTGCTACGCGTCAGGGTGAAATGAACTCGTGGATTCCTTCCTGCCGCGACCGGTTCACCCTGTCGGATTTTACCTTCCTCAGCAGCGTCCTTTCCCCCGGCGGAGAGCGACAGCATCTCTGGATGCTATGGGAGGATCCGGAGGCGCTGCGGGAGATGCTGGACCTGAAGGAAGTCCTCCGTGCGCTGATCGACTCGACCGCGGCGCTGGGCGTTTCCCCCGGGTTTTATTTCTACGTGCTGGTCCGCCACTCCTTCCTGGAGGCAGGCATCACCGACCCGGGCATGGCGGACTACGTGGCCGGGGTGATGGTCCAGAGGCTGGCCAGCGACACGGGCGATCCCCTACGCAGCCTGCCCACCGGGCTCACCCACGCCGCGGACTTCGTCGCGATCCTGGAGTCGGCACAGGGCCGCATGCGATTTCACCTGCAGCTTGAGGCCGGGAATCAGTTTCTGGTTCTCACCGGGCTTTTCCCCGGCTTCATCACGCGCCGCTGCCAACGCCGGGGCGCGCCGGGAGTGCCCTTTTACGAAGACTTCGCCCGCCGGGCCTATCGGGATGCAGCGGACAACCGCAGCGCTCCGCAGGACGCGCCCCGGCGGATGCTCGGCGAACTCTCCGAAGTCTTGCCCCACGCGCGGCTTTCGCTGAACAAGATGGCGGAAGAGTTCGTCTTCCTCGGCGATTGAAGCTGGGATTGCCGCATGGAAATCCGCGCGCTCGACCAGCAACCGCCGTTCACTACGAAGGACGGCTCGACCATCCGCAGCATTCTCGACTCGGCGAATGCCCCGGTGAAAAACCAGAGCCTCGCCGAAGCGACCATTCCCGCAGGCGGCTCGACCCAGCGTCACTGGCATCGCGAAAGTGAGGAATTCTACTTCCTGCTGGAGGGCCACGGCACCATGGAAATCGACGGCGAGACCCGCGAAGTCGGCCCCGGCGATGCCATCCTCATCCCCGCCGGTGCCTGGCACCAGATCACCGCCACCGAGCGCCTGCGCTTCCTCTGCTGCTGCGCCCCACCCTACCGACACGAAGACACCTACTTCGAGTAGGCAGCCGAAAGTGCCTACCGACATCCTGCCGGGAGCGGGGCCGGGTGGAGAAAGATACCTGAGCCACCACTCCGGAATTCCCTTTGAATACCGGGCGCACGGAAGCCGTCTTGTTCATCACTCTGGATTCTGACATCTCGGATTTGTCACGTCATGCTCCCCCGTCCTCTCGTATTCTCCGCCTGCTTTCTCCTTGCGATGTTCGCAGGCCGGGCAATTCGCGGGGTGAAATCCCTGCCGGATGATAGATCCCTGGGTGTTACTGAGGGGGCGGCACCGGTCATCGCTCCCATGCCGCGTGGCTTGGACGACCTCGCGACACGAATCTGGCTTGCGGATAATCTTCCGACTGCGAGCAGCGAGCGACTGGAGGAAATCGCTGCCAGTCTGCTCAACGTGCCGGATCTGGATGACAGGGCGTGGATCGGCCTCTTTTCCTGCTGGTTTGAGAAGGCCCCGCGTGCCGCATGGGCCTTCGCCGCTGGACGAAGTGACCTGCGCGGGATCGCCCTGGAGGAATGGGCGAAACTCGATCCCGGAAATGCCAGGGAATCCCTTGGACCACTATCGCCGGACGACCTCCTGGCGCTATTCCGCGGTGCTGTGGAGAAAGACGTGCTCACAGCCTTCCGCCTGCTTGATGAAGCATCCGCGGGAGATGCGTCATTGCTGGATTTGTCCACCATCGCTTCCCAATTGGAGCGAGTTCGCATCGCTGACCTCGCGAGCCGGGACCCCGAGTTCGCAAGCTTCTGGGTGGATCGCCTGGACTTACGGTACGCCGAGGGAGCTCTCCTATTGGGACGTTGGAAGAACGATCCCGCCGCCGCGACGGAGTGGCTGGGCAGACAGGAGCATCCCGCAGATCTGCTGGGCGAGCTCGCATCCTTCACCTACTACGATGACTACAGTCCGGCCTTGATGGATTTCGTGGCCGGAAACTTTCCTGCCGGGAACAGGCGAATGGAAGCAATCCAAAGGATGCTTGAACAGATCGCCTACAAGGATCCCGAATTCGCCGCCAGCGAAGCGAGCCGAGTTATACCTGACGACGGGCTGAGAGCGGAAGCCATCGGAAAGATCGCAAGCTTGGTGGCTGACACCGACTTCGACAAAGCATGGTCTCTGCTCGACACCTTGGATCCATCGATCCAAGGCCTCCGGAGGGTGTCGCTACCAAAGATTGAAACCCAGCCGGAGCTGGCGACCGGGAACACGGTGCGCGCATTTCAATACGGATTTCACCTCACCAGCATGCGCGGGCTCGAATCACCGGGCAACGTGAGAAGCAATCTTTTGGAGAGCCTCATATATACCGACAAGGATGAGGCCATCCGACTGATGGAGAAGATACCTGCAAAGGATTTCCATTACGTGGGATCCTCGGCCTTCGCCACGTGGGCTGCACGGGACTATCGAGACGCGGTGCTCTGGCTTGCGGAAAAGCGAAGCACAGGAACAGGAGGAGACATCGGGGATATCCTGGATCTGGTGCAGGTCGATGCCATGAGGCAAGAAGTTCCCGCACTCATCGAAAGCCTGCAACCCGGCACCGTCCGGAGTGCGTTGGTCGCCCTGCATGCCGAGGATCTCGCCGAATCTGATCCACTCTCTGCCATCGCATTCGCACGCGAGGCGACCACCGCGGATGTAGGAGTGTCCCGGGCTTATGCCACTTGGGCGGATCACAATCCCCTCGAGGCTCTGGAATACCTCAAGGACGACGATGCGGCCCCCCTTGAGGCATGGAAAAGCGTGGTACGGCAGTCCTTCAAAGAGGCTCCCGAAAGGACAGCACTGGTGATCAGCGCCCTTCCAAGCGGCGACGCCCGTGATTCCGCGATTTCATCGGTGCTGACACTGCTTGAAGACAGTGATCCCCTGTCGTCGGGGGCGTGGGCACTGTTCATCACCGACGAAAATTCGCGGAAAGCCAGGTTCGGTTCCATGATCGAAAAGCTCACCATGGACCTGCGCGCCGCACACGATCCCGCAACTGCGGAAGAATTGCGCCAGCAGGTGGAAGACGCCGCAGGCCTGTCCGATACAGAACGCCAACTTTGGCTGGATCGCATCGATCTTGAATTCCCGGAAGCCCGATGAAGCGCCTCCTTCTCCCCATGATCGCCATGGCGGGCTTTGCCGCGGGTTGGTCCCTGCCGGATGGGCCAGAGCCGTCCGACAGCGCGGCTGTCGCATCGAATGCGGTGGAGACCACCGGACGGGAGCAGCGGAAGCGGGATCTATCCGAGCAACTGCTGGACGAGCAGGAACGGATGACACTCCACAAGAGCACAGCATCTTTGGCCGAGCTTCTGGCGACGGGACATGAATGCCAATTCAACGAGGAGGACATTGTCCGCCTGGTCACGATGAATCCCGCGGGAGCGATGGACTTCCTGCTCACCAATCCAGTCGCGCCATCAAACTACGCCGTGATGGTGACCGAAGCATGGGCCCGCCGTGACCCGGATCGGGCCATCGCCTACCT
Coding sequences within:
- a CDS encoding PAS domain S-box protein, yielding MSQLPIEQLPKRTPRPWLEAFWAGQAEALKLILSGLPVESVLEHISRWIEEMSDEGTLCSIFLANDEGTHLTLAAALRLPADFISAVRRLPVKDGVDSLGNWLACGEPVLSEANPTTTWPVAREQAISHGLKSCWSVPVISADGAWLGSMAYHRRDHLMPQAEDLAQAESAAKLVGLVIERGRAPEKNAHSKSTARPPRVGGGGMDLTGTLETIPEAFFTLNRDWRFTYVNQAAESMLRKSRGEILDRVIWETFPSVCGTAVEHTYRSVMEHGKPGVLDEFFHPPLGQWFEIRVLPADGGLAVYFRDVTAQRQPREQLRLLEACVARINDLVIITNAGEVDEPGPRILFVNDAFTRITGYSREEAIGRSPRFLQGPKSPRSELDRIRLALKRCEPVRAELLNYKKNGDELWLEVDIVPVAGANGRAAYQVGVMRDATERKRAEEEARITEERYVRQRNALITLTDLSPETADSDESAFQRITETHARALGVSRVGIWRYNADRSAIHCVDLYDQDAHRHISGMLLTAETCPAYFQAMEEADVIAADQAQSDPRTCDFAESYLDPLGITSVLGAPIHLVGGIDGILSSEHVGPPRTWTGDEKTFAAAVANIVSLTLEGSERQRAEDSVRETRKRFEVVARATNDAVWDWDFSTNEIWWNEGFETMFGFKRSEVEPSAESWYHRIHPADARRVLPGLRHTITQGGDHWSDEYRFQCADGSYAYVLDRGFVIRDETGRAIRMVGGMTDLTSRKQWEQDLARLNRALHMLSASNEAVTRATDEQHLLEEICRLAVNTGGYRMAWVGYARDDADRTIEPMARAGAEEGYLDTIRLSWSEDCPTGKGPAGRTIRTGETVVCRDIAMESAFFHWLDEAHARGYRSVICLPLRDGDRVFGLLALYSSEIQQAASDEISLLRQLADDLAFGISTLRSRQEMRRTEDVVLKVAQAVSSGTGTEFFDLLTSNMIEALGAHGGHIARLNPEELSVTTLSLVMGGKREENVTYSLLGTPCANVREGRMCIFERGVQETFPDDHFLVVHGIHAYAGIPLLHRDGSVAGIMVVIFDKPLEETGLVQSTLQIFAARASAELDRQMADARIRDQASLLDRARDAILVRNLDHRISYWNKSAERLYGWTAEEVIGSSVETLLYRDTKDFRAACQTVIETGEWLGELQHFARDGRQLTVEGRWTLLYDENGKPRNILTINTDITEHRQLQQQFLRAQRLESIGTLAGGIAHDLNNVLAPISMSIELLNSEVTSDRGRELLATLAGSARRGADMVRQVLSFARGMEGRRLEVHARRLVSDVENIVRDTFPKDITLDIRVPRNVWTLQGDPTQLHQVLINLCVNARDAMPRGGSICISAENMDLDPKGAASEPGVKPGPYVRISVEDSGSGIPTQHLEKIFEPFFTTKEFGKGTGLGLPTSLAIIKSHGGFIRAASPPGRGARFDVFLPGLPGTGESALDQSDSPLPRGHGETILIADDEEFVRSITGRTLESFGYQVLLAAGGSEAVDLYREHGAEISAVITDMMMPGMDGASVIRALAALDPEVKIIASSGVTAHDARAREASDCVRHFLPKPCSAETLLKVLKRVVSDA
- a CDS encoding sigma-54-dependent transcriptional regulator gives rise to the protein MPPSLEEQPNLLIVDDDETIQRLLVIAAKDHGWRPRTAGSGMAALDGLDDSIEAVVLDHGLPDIDGLQTLERLRQAKSNLPVIMLTGLNDAETAVRALRAGAADYLTKPFELKRLFDLLRQIRLDRSEPAPTSAGSTLKPAAADGLRSANQRVRELLRRLEKAASLDTTILLTGESGTGKTYFAKEIHRLSPRAAEEFIPVSCPALPRELLESELFGHEKGSFTGATASRAGRFEQASKGTIFLDEIGDLPAELQPKLLNVLQDREFFRVGGNKILRTNARVIAATNVDLHAKVADGSFREDLYYRLNIIELPIPPLRERKDDLPGLTAAILGRIAARRGNDGWTLTSGASAALAAFDWPGNIRQLENVLERATAFTDRDELGEQDLVPLLESRREGPASGGGAKVRTLHELERETFLEAYRRTGGNKAKTARELGVSERTVYNLLERHGLK
- a CDS encoding septal ring lytic transglycosylase RlpA family protein, which gives rise to MTRNLKSVALAIAGALMLPSCTTQATASNQPSGATEWKVSSVQHGKASWYGVRCNGGTRTASGERLSDHAATAAHKTLPMGTKVRVTNLSNGKSEVVRINDRGPYTKGRVIDVTEGVAQRLGFRARGIVPVKVEVLKVSDN
- a CDS encoding cupin domain-containing protein, coding for MEIRALDQQPPFTTKDGSTIRSILDSANAPVKNQSLAEATIPAGGSTQRHWHRESEEFYFLLEGHGTMEIDGETREVGPGDAILIPAGAWHQITATERLRFLCCCAPPYRHEDTYFE